In Hyphomicrobiaceae bacterium, the following are encoded in one genomic region:
- a CDS encoding ABC transporter ATP-binding protein/permease — MWPNDRPDLKRTVMWSLVLMVAAKLVTVLVPFTLKWATDALVAVTGGKVVAGEDVSWLIGAPVLAAILYGLSRVAMGLLVQTREGLFAKVAMHAVRKLALNTFEHMHRLSLRFHLERKTGGLTRVLERGRTGIENITRMALMTLLPTIVEFFLVLVVCAIEFDWRYIVTIVVMIVFYLGFTIKATNWRVAIRRTMNESDTEANTKAIDSLLNYETVKYFGAEAREASRYDKSMALYEKASIKTYTSLAILNSGQAVIFTIALTACLVMAARDVMAGNHTVGHFAMVNLLMLQLFIPLNFMGMVYREIKQGLTDIENMMDVLEQNPEVSDRPGARDLKVEGGTIRFENVRFSYEPEREILHDLSFEVPAGKLFAIVGPSGAGKSTISRILLRFYDVTGGRVTIDGQDLRDVTQHSLRAAIGVVPQDTVLFNDTILYNIKYGRPDASDEEVMQAASLAQIDPFIRALPEGYDTMVGERGLKLSGGEKQRVAIARTILKSPPILILDEATSALDSHTEKEIQDALDRVSKDRTTLVIAHRLSTIVHADQILVLEKGHLVEQGTHAQLIAREGLYASLWARQRQAERAREELAHVLEEAEREGALRPADIHLEPAGE; from the coding sequence ATGTGGCCGAACGATCGGCCCGACCTGAAACGCACCGTCATGTGGTCACTGGTGCTGATGGTGGCGGCAAAGCTTGTGACGGTCCTTGTTCCGTTCACTTTGAAGTGGGCGACTGACGCGCTCGTTGCGGTTACGGGCGGCAAGGTCGTTGCTGGCGAGGACGTTTCATGGCTGATCGGCGCGCCGGTCCTGGCTGCGATACTTTATGGCCTGTCCCGCGTCGCAATGGGGCTGCTCGTGCAAACGCGCGAAGGTCTCTTCGCCAAGGTCGCGATGCACGCGGTGCGCAAGCTCGCCCTCAATACCTTCGAGCATATGCATCGGTTGTCCCTGCGCTTCCATCTTGAGCGCAAGACCGGCGGGCTGACGCGCGTGCTCGAACGTGGACGCACGGGCATTGAAAACATCACGCGCATGGCGTTGATGACACTGTTGCCGACGATCGTGGAATTCTTTCTTGTGTTGGTGGTGTGCGCGATCGAATTCGACTGGCGCTACATAGTCACCATCGTGGTGATGATCGTCTTCTATCTGGGGTTCACCATCAAGGCCACCAATTGGCGTGTCGCCATCCGCCGTACGATGAATGAGAGCGACACAGAAGCGAATACGAAAGCAATCGACAGTCTGCTCAACTACGAGACGGTCAAATACTTCGGCGCGGAGGCGCGGGAAGCCAGCCGCTACGACAAGTCGATGGCGCTCTACGAGAAGGCTTCGATCAAGACTTATACCTCGCTCGCCATTCTCAACTCAGGTCAGGCTGTGATTTTCACCATCGCGCTAACGGCTTGTCTTGTCATGGCGGCGCGCGATGTCATGGCTGGCAATCACACCGTTGGACACTTCGCCATGGTGAACCTGCTGATGCTGCAACTGTTCATTCCGTTGAACTTCATGGGCATGGTCTACCGCGAGATCAAGCAGGGGCTTACCGACATTGAAAACATGATGGACGTGCTTGAGCAAAATCCGGAAGTTTCCGACCGTCCCGGCGCGCGCGACTTGAAGGTAGAAGGAGGCACGATCCGTTTTGAAAACGTGCGCTTCTCTTACGAACCGGAACGCGAGATCCTGCACGATCTGTCGTTTGAAGTACCTGCTGGCAAGCTGTTCGCCATCGTGGGGCCGTCGGGTGCGGGGAAGTCTACCATCAGCCGCATCTTGTTGCGGTTCTATGACGTGACCGGCGGGCGCGTGACCATCGATGGACAGGATTTGCGCGATGTCACGCAACACTCGTTGCGCGCGGCGATCGGCGTCGTGCCGCAGGATACCGTGCTTTTCAACGATACCATCCTCTACAACATCAAGTATGGCCGCCCAGATGCCAGCGACGAAGAGGTCATGCAGGCGGCGAGCCTGGCGCAGATCGATCCGTTCATCCGCGCTCTGCCGGAAGGCTATGACACCATGGTCGGCGAGCGCGGATTGAAACTGTCTGGCGGTGAGAAGCAGCGCGTTGCGATCGCGCGCACGATTTTGAAGAGCCCCCCGATCCTCATTCTGGATGAGGCGACCAGCGCGCTCGACAGCCACACCGAAAAAGAGATCCAGGATGCGCTCGACCGGGTTTCCAAGGACCGCACCACGCTTGTCATTGCGCACCGCCTGTCGACCATCGTGCATGCCGATCAGATCCTGGTGCTGGAAAAAGGCCATCTGGTTGAGCAGGGGACGCACGCCCAGCTGATCGCGCGCGAGGGGCTTTATGCGTCGTTGTGGGCCCGCCAGCGTCAAGCCGAACGGGCCCGCGAGGAGCTGGCTCACGTTCTGGAGGAGGCCGAACGCGAAGGCGCTTTGCGGCCCGCCGACATCCATCTGGAGCCGGCAGGAGAATAA
- a CDS encoding LysM peptidoglycan-binding domain-containing protein: MKVSVGVGQGAPSVEAGKPEIAGVQAVGSAVAEAGAEIASARCALPVGMGRLMYRASSSVSAVMCLSILCLGAGLAEAAREPDDVLQEQGIIEQQARIPISAFADMAQEEDALDGEDVAQGESADAVVPPVKRKRPAEPSLEQPSAPAAAPEASPAEASQKETAQPAPSPAAAPAITQDAQQAQGKKPLEPEGKTAKPSEEAESTADRSGPIFPEAGGIFAPITDWLARANREYQGTVVKELSRPSQEGEAASEQAAKDDAKAKEAEAAREREAAAKAEQKAKAEREARAAAEAAAAARAAAEAKAANAEAEKKAEEQNDAAAAAKARAAEEQQQAEAARRAEQARKEAEARRAQEDSEARKLREAAREADERSQQRAAEEQARKAQAQRQAEAEHAAREARIADEQRRAEAQRNAQPSETADTATSAQGNRRLKHRRWAITITPEPIARPRPQTAEPRGEFRVSQAETESGVLIGTRRLAPHMGLGAGELRGAKVEGWSWRGGRCRFAGRRVRHLPGRYTVAKGDSLWRISEKHYDSGRYYKRIYRANRHKIADPDLIYPCQRFKVPRK, from the coding sequence GCAAACCCGAAATCGCCGGTGTCCAGGCGGTAGGTTCCGCAGTCGCAGAGGCAGGTGCAGAGATTGCGTCGGCGCGCTGTGCGCTCCCCGTAGGCATGGGGCGTCTGATGTACCGCGCTTCATCTTCCGTGAGCGCCGTGATGTGCCTGTCGATCCTATGTCTCGGGGCCGGGCTGGCGGAAGCTGCGCGCGAACCCGATGACGTGCTGCAAGAGCAAGGGATCATAGAACAGCAAGCGCGCATTCCGATTTCTGCGTTTGCCGATATGGCGCAGGAGGAGGACGCGCTTGACGGCGAAGACGTCGCCCAAGGCGAGAGCGCGGATGCTGTCGTGCCTCCCGTGAAAAGGAAGAGGCCCGCAGAGCCCTCATTGGAGCAGCCATCGGCGCCGGCCGCTGCGCCGGAGGCTTCTCCGGCGGAGGCTTCGCAAAAAGAGACGGCACAGCCCGCGCCGTCGCCCGCCGCTGCGCCCGCGATCACCCAGGATGCGCAACAAGCCCAGGGCAAGAAGCCCCTCGAACCTGAGGGGAAGACCGCGAAGCCCAGCGAGGAGGCAGAGTCGACGGCCGACCGGTCGGGTCCGATCTTCCCCGAGGCGGGCGGAATTTTCGCGCCGATCACCGATTGGTTGGCGCGCGCAAATCGTGAGTATCAGGGCACGGTCGTCAAAGAGCTGTCGCGGCCTTCACAGGAAGGGGAGGCTGCTTCTGAGCAGGCAGCAAAGGACGACGCGAAAGCCAAGGAGGCGGAAGCGGCCCGCGAACGCGAGGCAGCCGCCAAGGCCGAGCAGAAAGCCAAGGCTGAACGCGAGGCGAGAGCTGCGGCCGAGGCCGCTGCTGCCGCGCGAGCCGCGGCCGAGGCAAAGGCGGCCAATGCCGAAGCCGAGAAAAAGGCCGAAGAACAGAATGATGCGGCTGCCGCTGCAAAGGCGCGAGCCGCCGAAGAGCAGCAACAGGCGGAAGCTGCACGCCGCGCCGAGCAAGCACGCAAGGAGGCCGAGGCGCGCAGAGCTCAGGAGGACTCCGAGGCCCGCAAACTGCGTGAGGCCGCGCGCGAAGCCGACGAGCGCAGTCAACAGCGTGCTGCCGAGGAACAGGCCAGGAAGGCGCAAGCGCAGCGGCAAGCCGAGGCGGAGCACGCCGCACGTGAAGCACGTATTGCCGACGAACAGCGGCGGGCTGAAGCACAACGAAATGCGCAACCCAGCGAAACTGCCGATACAGCGACATCGGCCCAGGGCAATCGCCGTTTGAAACATCGGCGCTGGGCGATCACGATCACGCCGGAACCGATTGCACGTCCGCGGCCGCAGACGGCTGAGCCGCGTGGCGAATTCCGCGTCTCACAGGCTGAAACTGAAAGCGGTGTGCTGATCGGTACGCGACGCCTAGCGCCGCATATGGGGTTAGGTGCCGGCGAGCTTCGCGGGGCAAAGGTTGAAGGCTGGTCTTGGCGTGGCGGGCGTTGTCGTTTCGCGGGACGTCGCGTGAGGCATTTGCCCGGCCGCTATACGGTCGCGAAGGGCGACAGCCTGTGGCGGATTTCAGAGAAGCATTACGATAGTGGTCGGTATTACAAACGGATTTATCGCGCCAATCGGCACAAGATCGCGGATCCCGATCTTATCTATCCGTGCCAGCGGTTCAAGGTGCCGCGCAAATAG